The following coding sequences are from one Epilithonimonas vandammei window:
- a CDS encoding 3'-5' exonuclease: protein MYTVIDIESNGAPFRKESIIEIAIYRFDGHEITDQFISLVNPESEISSFVQKLTGITSKMVLTAPKFHEIAKRVVEITQDSILVGHNIDFDYRMLRQSFKRLGYEFKINTLDTIPLAKKLIPDEKSYSLSKLCKSIGIPLSEAHRASGDARATLDLFKLLMIKDQNNEIIQSQQEENHAKNYINKIQILTEDLPNERGILYLQNSEGKIIYSDVVEDLYKSAKKIFDSDKAKYKKLQEETEKISYELTGTDLIAKLMMQNKGIHKRQQLTFGLFYRKNKYILEKIKLQEEKPLLRFKSFTQGLKAINYIKSREELTDLAEFTQKINLKGRNEIWFSSGRTLGEKSFLVLEKGKLIGFGFYELYHQIQSLEKIKKLMLPVPRFTQDLQNDLQLALLRNEYEVSALPEK, encoded by the coding sequence ATGTACACGGTAATAGACATAGAAAGTAACGGAGCGCCTTTTCGGAAAGAAAGCATTATAGAAATTGCTATCTATCGATTTGACGGTCACGAGATTACAGACCAATTTATCTCGCTCGTGAATCCCGAAAGTGAGATTTCCTCTTTTGTTCAAAAGTTGACAGGAATCACTTCGAAAATGGTTTTGACGGCTCCGAAATTTCACGAGATTGCAAAACGAGTGGTTGAAATCACGCAGGATTCTATCTTGGTTGGACATAATATTGATTTCGATTACAGGATGCTTCGCCAATCGTTCAAGCGCCTTGGTTACGAATTTAAAATCAACACTTTAGACACAATTCCTTTGGCTAAAAAATTGATTCCTGATGAGAAAAGCTATTCGTTGAGTAAACTTTGCAAATCGATTGGAATTCCTTTGAGTGAAGCGCATCGTGCGAGTGGAGATGCGAGAGCGACTTTGGATTTGTTCAAATTATTGATGATTAAAGACCAAAACAACGAAATCATCCAATCTCAACAAGAGGAAAATCACGCCAAAAATTATATCAATAAAATTCAGATTCTGACGGAAGACCTTCCGAACGAACGTGGAATCTTATATCTCCAAAACAGCGAGGGAAAAATTATCTATTCTGATGTTGTTGAAGATTTGTATAAATCAGCGAAAAAAATCTTCGATTCTGATAAAGCCAAATACAAAAAACTGCAAGAAGAGACTGAAAAAATCTCTTACGAATTAACTGGAACCGACCTCATCGCCAAACTGATGATGCAGAACAAAGGCATCCACAAAAGACAGCAATTGACTTTCGGATTGTTTTACAGAAAAAACAAATATATTCTAGAGAAAATTAAACTTCAGGAAGAAAAACCGTTGTTGAGATTCAAAAGTTTTACGCAAGGTTTGAAAGCGATTAATTATATCAAATCCCGAGAAGAATTGACAGATTTGGCAGAATTCACTCAAAAAATTAATCTAAAAGGAAGAAATGAAATCTGGTTTTCATCCGGAAGGACTTTAGGCGAAAAATCGTTTCTGGTTTTGGAGAAAGGCAAATTAATTGGGTTTGGTTTTTACGAATTGTATCATCAGATTCAGTCTTTGGAGAAAATTAAAAAGCTGATGTTGCCTGTACCTAGATTCACTCAGGATTTACAAAATGACTTGCAGTTGGCACTTTTGCGGAATGAATATGAGGTTTCTGCGCTTCC